From Vespula vulgaris chromosome 11, iyVesVulg1.1, whole genome shotgun sequence, the proteins below share one genomic window:
- the LOC127067643 gene encoding suppressor of hairless protein produces MPHQFGLPTMAHGMQSPPSPTSVMSVYPRYGSGMYRSDHQDQRLTREAMERYLRDRSDMVIVILHAKVAQKSYGNEKRFFCPPPCIYLFGDGWRMRQEQMLREGESEQSAQLCAFIGIGNSDQDMQQLDLNNGKQYCAAKTLYISDSDKRKHFMLSVKMFYGSGHDIGVFHSKRIKVISKPSKKKQSLKNADLCIASGTRVALFNRLRSQTVSTRYLHVENGNFHASSTQWGAFTIHLLDDNESESEEFQVRDGYVHYGSTVKLVCSVTGMALPRLVIRKVDKQMASLEADDPVSQLHKCAFYMKDTDHMYLCLSQERIIQFQATPCPKEANKEMINDGACWTIISTDKAEYQFFEGMGPVRSPVTPVPLVHSLHLNGGGDVAMLELTGDNFTPNLQVWFGDVEAETMYRCQESMLCVVPDISLFRGEWLWVRQPTQVPVSLVRNDGIIYATGLTFTYTPEPGPRPHCPPADEIMRAPRAMHNQASMSSAIADVPWNTHQPPQSGL; encoded by the coding sequence atgccACATCAATTTGGATTGCCCACAATGGCTCATGGCATGCAGTCTCCTCCATCACCGACTTCAGTCATGTCGGTGTATCCTCGCTATGGCTCAGGCATGTATAGATCTGATCATCAAGATCAGAGACTTACTCGTGAAGCAATGGAACGTTACCTACGTGATCGAAGTGACATGGTGATTGTAATTCTGCATGCTAAGGTAGCACAAAAATCATATGGTaatgaaaagagatttttttgtCCTCCACcgtgcatttatttatttggtgATGGTTGGAGAATGCGACAAGAACAGATGCTTCGTGAAGGTGAAAGTGAACAGTCAGCTCAACTTTGTGCTTTCATTGGAATTGGCAATTCCGATCAAGATATGCAACAACTTGATCTCAATAATGGAAAACAATATTGTGCGGcaaaaacattatatatttcagatTCTGACAAAAGAAAGCATTTTATGCTCTctgtaaaaatgttttatggAAGTGGACATGACATTGGTGTATTTCAcagtaaaagaataaaagtaatttcaaAACCttctaagaaaaaacaatctttaaaaaatgcaGATTTATGTATTGCAAGTGGTACAAGAGTAGCACTTTTTAATCGCTTAAGATCACAGACTGTTAGTACACGTTATCTCCATGTAGAAAATGGTAACTTTCATGCAAGTTCCACACAGTGGGGTGCATTTACAATTCACTTATTAGATGATAATGAAAGTGAGTCTGAAGAATTTCAAGTGCGTGATGGATATGTTCATTATGGCAGTACAGTGAAGTTAGTATGCTCAGTCACAGGGATGGCATTACCACGATTAGTAATTCGTAAGGTTGATAAGCAAATGGCCAGTCTTGAAGCAGATGATCCAGTATCACAGCTGCATAAATGCGCCTTCTATATGAAAGATACGGATCATATgtatctttgtctttctcaaGAACGTATTATACAATTCCAAGCAACACCATGTCCTAAAGAagcaaataaagaaatgataaatgatGGTGCTTGCTGGACGATAATCAGTACAGATAAAGCAGAATATCAGTTTTTTGAAGGCATGGGACCAGTAAGATCACCTGTAACACCCGTACCACTTGTTCATAGTCTTCACTTAAATGGTGGTGGAGATGTTGCCATGCTTGAATTAACTGGTGACAATTTTACTCCTAATCTTCAAGTATGGTTTGGAGATGTTGAGGCAGAGACAATGTATAGATGTCAAGAAAGTATGTTATGTGTTGTACCTGATATATCACTCTTTAGAGGAGAATGGTTGTGGGTACGGCAGCCTACACAAGTTCCAGTTTCTTTAGTGCGAAATGATGGAATCATTTATGCAACTGGTCTAACATTTACTTACACTCCTGAGCCTGGTCCACGCCCACATTGTCCACCTGCAGACGAAATAATGAGAGCTCCACGTGCCATGCACAATCAAGCTAGTATGTCATCAGCAATAGCTGATGTACCATGGAATACGCATCAACCTCCGCAATCAGGCCTCTGA